From the genome of Thermogutta terrifontis, one region includes:
- the dnaE gene encoding DNA polymerase III subunit alpha, producing the protein MATPPFVHLHCHSHYSLLDGAGTIDRLLDRTRDLCMNALALTDHGNLYGALEFYQKARDRGIKPIIGYEAYIAPGSRFQREAASMKEASYHLTLLAMNRQGFQNLLKLASAAFLEGFYYRPRIDKELLAQYHEGLICLSGCPSGELARTLLAREEPDVKKGCEVADWFRSLFGDRYFIEIQDNGTEIQRQAMKGAVEVARKMNIPLVATSDVHYVLPEDADAQDVLLCINTGKFRHDTNRMRMDGREYYLRSPEQMYSVFSGLEDAVRRTQEIAALIDLELDLGQRHFPIFTPPEGKTAEEYLRELCLEGLKERYRDDPRRFRDGQLAPEVLERLEKELFVINKLGFANYFLIVWDFVRFARSRGIQATARGSGVGSLVSYALKLSHVCPIEYGLLFERFLDLNRREAPDIDIDFCQERREEVIQYVKEKYGHENVAQICTFGTMAARAAIRDVGRVLGHPVAFVNEITALVPEGPKVTLQAALEKSEDLRKKYETDLRVREIIDYAKQIEGLARNVGTHAAGVVIADKPLVEYVPLQHVQGKEEIITQWAMADVERAGLLKMDFLGLRNLTLLSKVIKLIEETTGERVDPYAFPLDDRATYDLLARGETKGVFQLESGGIRELLQRMKPDNIRDIIAVNALYRPGPLEGGMVDDYIEVKHGRKKPEYKHPVMKEILEETHGVMVYQEQVMQILNRLGGIELADAYTCIKAISKKKLDKIAKYREQFIEGACAKGLSREDAEELFNLVEKFAGYGFNKSHSTAYARIAYITAYLKAHYPLQFMAALLSSDISTRNFTRKDSLVEHLEDCHRMGLVVLPPDINRSEVEFTVMDGKIVFGLAAIKGCGGSAAERIVEERRRNGPYKSLFEFCERLDEAAVNRSAIESLIKAGAFDSLGAKRSQLWAVLDQAIQAGASAAEDRRIGQLSLFGDNSESVSSVEARLPDIPEWEDHEKLAREKEVLGFYFSSHPLREYEQMLRRYCTHTIDELGELSQGTEVVVGGVVSAIVTKHTRTVRTDGPTKFAMFDLEDMSGIVRCILWPEPYARLGHLLKDDAVLVALATVDKRGGGDEATLIVQELVPVDELRRRFTRGLEIRISERQHGPNILPDLYRIVRGYPGPCSLQLMIQLADGRRVIMACDGLGVRLDEELEKQVENLLGKDSLGYLAARPNLRGNGGNGNGNGNGRNGAYRR; encoded by the coding sequence ATGGCCACACCGCCATTTGTTCATCTTCACTGTCACAGCCATTACAGTTTGCTAGACGGAGCGGGCACCATCGACAGGCTCCTCGACCGGACGCGTGATCTGTGCATGAACGCCCTGGCGCTCACGGATCACGGGAACCTGTACGGGGCTCTGGAGTTTTATCAAAAGGCCCGCGACCGCGGCATCAAGCCGATCATCGGATACGAGGCCTACATAGCGCCGGGCAGCCGGTTCCAACGAGAAGCGGCAAGCATGAAGGAGGCCAGCTACCATCTCACGCTGCTGGCCATGAATCGGCAGGGTTTTCAAAACCTGCTCAAGCTGGCATCCGCGGCATTTCTTGAAGGGTTCTACTACCGACCGAGAATCGACAAGGAACTGCTCGCCCAGTATCACGAAGGCCTCATCTGCTTAAGCGGTTGTCCGTCGGGCGAGCTGGCGCGAACGCTTCTCGCCAGGGAAGAACCCGACGTCAAAAAAGGGTGCGAGGTCGCAGACTGGTTCCGCAGCCTGTTCGGCGATCGCTACTTCATCGAGATTCAGGATAATGGCACCGAAATCCAGCGCCAGGCGATGAAAGGGGCTGTGGAAGTCGCCCGAAAAATGAATATTCCCCTTGTCGCCACCAGTGACGTGCACTACGTCCTCCCCGAAGACGCCGACGCGCAGGACGTCCTCCTGTGCATCAATACCGGCAAGTTTCGCCACGACACCAACCGGATGCGGATGGATGGGCGGGAGTATTATTTGCGCTCCCCGGAACAGATGTACAGCGTGTTTTCCGGTCTGGAAGACGCCGTCCGGCGCACGCAGGAAATCGCCGCGCTGATTGATCTTGAACTGGACCTGGGACAGCGTCACTTTCCCATTTTTACCCCGCCCGAGGGCAAAACCGCCGAAGAATATCTCCGCGAGCTGTGTCTGGAAGGACTCAAGGAGCGCTACCGGGATGACCCGCGGCGGTTTCGCGATGGCCAGCTCGCGCCCGAAGTCCTGGAACGGCTGGAGAAAGAATTATTCGTTATCAACAAACTGGGCTTTGCCAATTACTTCCTCATCGTGTGGGACTTCGTTCGCTTCGCCCGCAGCCGCGGAATTCAGGCCACCGCCCGCGGGTCGGGCGTGGGGTCTCTTGTCAGTTACGCACTCAAGCTGAGTCACGTTTGCCCCATCGAATACGGCCTGCTCTTTGAACGCTTCCTCGATCTCAACCGCCGCGAAGCGCCCGATATCGACATCGACTTCTGCCAGGAGCGGCGGGAGGAAGTCATTCAGTATGTGAAGGAAAAATACGGCCACGAGAACGTCGCACAGATTTGCACGTTCGGCACGATGGCCGCCCGGGCCGCCATCCGCGATGTGGGTCGCGTGCTGGGACATCCGGTGGCCTTCGTCAACGAGATCACGGCCCTCGTGCCGGAAGGTCCCAAGGTCACCCTTCAGGCGGCTCTGGAAAAGAGCGAGGATCTCCGCAAGAAATACGAGACGGATCTGCGGGTGCGGGAAATCATCGATTACGCCAAACAGATCGAGGGGCTTGCGCGAAACGTCGGTACCCACGCGGCAGGTGTGGTTATCGCCGATAAACCGCTGGTCGAGTACGTTCCGCTCCAGCACGTCCAGGGGAAGGAGGAAATCATCACCCAGTGGGCGATGGCGGATGTGGAACGCGCGGGCCTGTTGAAAATGGATTTTCTCGGCCTCCGGAACCTCACCCTCCTCTCCAAGGTCATCAAACTCATTGAGGAAACTACCGGAGAACGCGTCGATCCCTACGCTTTTCCCCTGGACGATCGCGCGACGTATGACCTTCTCGCGCGGGGTGAAACGAAAGGCGTTTTCCAACTGGAAAGCGGCGGTATTCGTGAACTCCTCCAGCGCATGAAACCGGACAACATTCGCGACATCATCGCGGTGAACGCCCTCTATCGCCCGGGACCGCTGGAAGGCGGGATGGTGGACGACTACATCGAAGTCAAACACGGTCGCAAGAAACCCGAATACAAACACCCCGTGATGAAAGAAATCCTCGAAGAAACTCATGGGGTGATGGTCTATCAAGAGCAGGTTATGCAGATTCTCAATCGGCTGGGGGGCATCGAGCTGGCCGACGCCTACACCTGCATCAAAGCGATCAGCAAGAAAAAGCTCGATAAAATCGCCAAGTACAGGGAACAGTTTATCGAGGGCGCCTGCGCCAAGGGGCTGAGCCGCGAGGACGCCGAGGAGCTTTTCAACCTCGTGGAAAAGTTCGCGGGATACGGCTTCAACAAGAGCCACTCCACGGCCTATGCACGGATTGCCTACATCACGGCCTATCTCAAGGCCCATTATCCGCTCCAGTTCATGGCGGCCCTCCTGTCCAGCGACATCAGCACCCGCAATTTCACCCGCAAGGATTCCCTCGTCGAGCATCTCGAAGACTGCCACCGGATGGGCCTCGTTGTGTTGCCGCCGGACATCAATCGGTCCGAGGTCGAGTTCACGGTGATGGATGGGAAAATCGTTTTTGGCCTGGCAGCCATCAAGGGCTGTGGGGGCTCGGCGGCTGAACGGATTGTCGAGGAACGCCGGCGAAACGGTCCCTATAAGAGCCTCTTCGAATTCTGCGAGCGGCTCGATGAAGCGGCTGTCAACCGTTCGGCGATTGAATCCCTCATCAAGGCCGGGGCGTTTGACTCGCTCGGAGCAAAACGCTCCCAACTATGGGCGGTGCTGGACCAGGCCATTCAGGCCGGAGCCAGTGCCGCCGAAGATCGACGCATCGGCCAGTTGAGCCTCTTCGGAGATAACAGCGAATCCGTGTCCTCTGTCGAGGCGCGCCTGCCGGATATCCCGGAATGGGAGGACCACGAAAAGCTTGCCCGGGAAAAAGAGGTGCTGGGCTTCTATTTTTCCAGCCACCCACTCCGCGAGTACGAGCAGATGCTCCGCCGTTACTGTACCCACACCATCGACGAACTGGGGGAACTTTCCCAGGGCACGGAGGTCGTTGTGGGCGGTGTCGTCTCCGCTATCGTCACCAAACACACGCGGACCGTGCGAACCGACGGCCCCACCAAGTTCGCCATGTTCGATCTGGAAGATATGTCGGGCATTGTACGGTGCATCCTCTGGCCGGAGCCTTACGCCCGGCTGGGTCACCTTTTGAAGGATGACGCCGTTCTCGTCGCTTTGGCCACCGTGGACAAGCGGGGGGGCGGTGACGAAGCCACCTTGATCGTTCAGGAGCTTGTGCCGGTGGATGAGCTTCGCCGTCGCTTCACGCGGGGATTGGAAATCCGGATTTCCGAGCGACAACACGGCCCAAATATTCTCCCCGACCTCTACCGCATTGTCCGTGGATACCCCGGCCCGTGCTCGCTCCAGCTTATGATCCAACTCGCGGATGGCCGACGCGTCATCATGGCCTGCGACGGCCTGGGCGTGCGATTGGATGAAGAGCTGGAAAAGCAGGTGGAAAACCTGCTGGGAAAGGATTCGCTGGGGTATCTGGCCGCTCGTCCCAATCTCCGCGGGAACGGTGGTAACGGTAATGGCAACGGCAATGGTCGGAACGGTGCTTACCGCCGCTAA
- a CDS encoding glucose-1-phosphate adenylyltransferase, with amino-acid sequence MNNVLAVVLGGGRGTRLYPLTKYRSKPAVPIAGKYRLIDIPLSNCINSGISRIYVLTQFNSVSLHRHIRATYNFDVFHRGFVEILAAQQTLTRTDWYQGTADAVRQNLSYIDRDDIDYVLILSGDQLYRMDFRKLLETHQRSEADVTIAALPVTAEAASSLGIMRIDETGRVLGFLEKPKTEEELSFMRTDPEWFAQFGLKAHGRPFLANMGIYLFNRKTLVDVLEKTDYRDFGKEVFPASVRARRVFVHLFDGYWEDIGTIGAFFEANLALTRPSPPFALDQPNAPIYTRARFLPPSRIERANIRDSLVADGCVIGEGAVIENSIIGLRSIIGPNCVIRNSIIMGNDFYEAPTADRQALMIDENSYIENAIVDKNCRIGKNVRIVNAEGVKDAPETEYCMIRDGVTVIPKGTVLPDNWAL; translated from the coding sequence ATGAACAATGTCCTGGCAGTGGTCCTAGGGGGAGGTAGAGGAACTCGGCTCTATCCGCTAACCAAATATCGGTCAAAGCCAGCCGTTCCAATCGCTGGAAAGTATCGTCTCATCGATATTCCTCTTTCCAACTGCATTAACAGCGGAATCAGTCGCATTTACGTGCTCACCCAGTTTAACTCGGTGAGTCTCCACCGGCACATCCGGGCAACTTACAACTTCGATGTGTTTCACCGAGGTTTCGTGGAGATTCTGGCAGCCCAGCAGACTCTTACCCGGACAGACTGGTATCAGGGAACCGCCGACGCGGTGCGGCAAAATCTCTCCTATATTGATCGCGATGACATAGATTATGTCCTTATTCTTTCTGGCGATCAGCTTTATCGGATGGATTTTCGGAAACTTTTAGAAACACACCAGAGGAGTGAGGCTGATGTCACGATTGCGGCGCTGCCCGTCACCGCTGAAGCCGCCTCCTCCCTGGGAATTATGCGAATCGACGAGACCGGCCGCGTGCTCGGTTTTCTGGAAAAACCAAAAACCGAAGAAGAACTCAGCTTCATGCGGACCGATCCCGAATGGTTTGCCCAGTTCGGACTCAAAGCGCATGGGCGGCCTTTTCTGGCAAATATGGGTATCTATCTGTTCAACCGAAAGACACTTGTGGACGTTCTGGAAAAGACAGATTACCGCGATTTCGGTAAAGAGGTTTTTCCCGCTTCCGTTCGCGCGCGGCGAGTGTTCGTGCATCTTTTCGACGGATACTGGGAGGATATCGGAACGATCGGGGCATTCTTCGAGGCCAACCTCGCCCTTACCCGGCCGTCACCTCCCTTTGCCCTCGATCAGCCGAACGCCCCGATTTACACTCGGGCACGGTTCTTGCCGCCTTCGAGAATTGAAAGAGCCAATATCCGGGATAGTCTCGTGGCTGATGGCTGTGTGATCGGTGAGGGAGCTGTCATCGAAAACAGTATCATCGGTCTGCGGAGCATCATCGGTCCGAATTGCGTCATCCGGAATTCCATCATCATGGGGAACGATTTTTACGAGGCTCCCACGGCCGACCGTCAGGCCCTCATGATCGATGAGAATAGCTACATCGAAAACGCCATTGTGGACAAAAACTGCCGCATCGGCAAAAATGTTCGCATCGTCAATGCGGAAGGTGTGAAAGACGCTCCGGAAACGGAATACTGCATGATCCGCGACGGGGTCACCGTCATCCCCAAAGGTACCGTTCTCCCCGACAACTGGGCTCTCTGA
- a CDS encoding small basic protein has translation MTMDRSLRIRKAAVKIRSVLTRAERIKRLQELEKFKDGDCPLGLPKVRVPKISMKKKKKKEAPAAQGQQQKK, from the coding sequence ATGACGATGGACAGAAGTCTCCGTATCCGAAAAGCTGCGGTGAAGATACGGAGCGTGCTCACCCGAGCGGAGCGAATTAAGCGGCTCCAGGAACTCGAGAAGTTCAAGGATGGCGACTGCCCGCTGGGCCTGCCAAAAGTTCGGGTGCCAAAAATCTCCATGAAGAAGAAAAAGAAGAAAGAGGCGCCTGCTGCTCAGGGACAGCAGCAGAAGAAGTGA
- the larA gene encoding nickel-dependent lactate racemase — MRVKLDYGRSGLFVELPDENLVKILRYRPAEPLADPRAVIRELLWRPIGTPPLAEIAAGKRSACIAVCDITRPVPNELILSEMLPILEMAGIPRERILILIATGLHRPNLGRELVQILGEEIAEKYWVENHSGQDPEEHEYLGESPRGVPIWIDRRYLQADLKITVGLIEPHFMAGYSGGRKLICPGLAALETVRAWHSPRFLEHPRARSGVLEGNPVHEENTWIARRAGCDFIVNVVLDEERRIVHAVAGDMEAAFLEGVRFVDTMVRDTVPEPVDVVVTTSAGYPLDATFYQSVKGMVAAEPIVKPGGTVILAAEISEGIGSPEFQQIFREHSSLDEFMERITQGNYFRMDQWQLEEMAKVRRKARIVVVTEGLSAAQLERLFVESAPSVEAALAECRRRYGPNMTLAAIPKGPYLIADVEPQAAAVG, encoded by the coding sequence ATGCGCGTTAAGCTGGACTATGGCCGTTCAGGCCTTTTCGTGGAATTGCCCGACGAAAACCTCGTCAAGATTCTGCGCTATCGGCCGGCAGAACCTTTGGCCGACCCCCGGGCGGTGATTCGGGAACTCCTCTGGCGGCCGATTGGAACACCCCCGCTCGCCGAGATCGCTGCCGGTAAACGGTCTGCCTGTATCGCCGTTTGCGACATCACCCGACCCGTCCCCAATGAACTCATCCTCTCCGAGATGCTTCCCATTTTGGAAATGGCGGGCATTCCCCGAGAAAGGATTCTCATTCTTATCGCCACGGGCCTGCACCGTCCAAACCTCGGCAGAGAACTGGTGCAGATTCTGGGGGAGGAAATCGCGGAGAAATACTGGGTGGAGAATCATTCCGGTCAGGATCCAGAGGAGCACGAGTATCTGGGCGAAAGTCCCCGAGGGGTGCCGATCTGGATTGATCGCCGCTATCTCCAAGCGGACTTGAAGATCACAGTGGGACTGATCGAACCACATTTCATGGCCGGCTACTCCGGCGGACGGAAACTCATCTGTCCTGGGCTGGCGGCCCTGGAAACCGTTCGCGCATGGCATTCTCCCCGGTTCCTCGAGCATCCCCGCGCCCGCAGCGGGGTGCTGGAAGGGAATCCCGTGCATGAAGAGAACACGTGGATCGCGCGTCGGGCGGGGTGTGATTTCATCGTCAACGTGGTCCTCGACGAGGAACGACGGATTGTGCACGCAGTGGCGGGGGATATGGAAGCCGCCTTCCTGGAAGGAGTCCGCTTCGTGGACACGATGGTTCGGGATACGGTGCCCGAGCCTGTGGACGTCGTCGTGACCACGTCAGCCGGTTATCCCCTGGACGCCACGTTCTATCAATCGGTGAAGGGAATGGTGGCAGCGGAGCCGATTGTGAAGCCCGGCGGCACGGTGATCCTCGCCGCGGAGATTTCCGAGGGCATCGGCAGTCCGGAATTCCAGCAGATCTTTCGCGAGCATTCTTCGCTGGATGAGTTCATGGAGCGAATCACCCAGGGTAATTACTTCCGTATGGACCAGTGGCAACTGGAAGAGATGGCCAAGGTTCGCCGCAAGGCCCGGATTGTGGTGGTCACTGAAGGGTTGTCCGCAGCACAGCTCGAGCGGCTTTTCGTGGAAAGTGCTCCCAGCGTGGAAGCGGCTCTGGCGGAGTGTCGTCGCCGTTACGGTCCGAATATGACTCTGGCAGCCATCCCCAAGGGACCGTATCTGATCGCTGATGTGGAACCGCAAGCGGCAGCCGTCGGATAG
- the fusA gene encoding elongation factor G, protein MPNAEPLKNIRNIGISAHIDSGKTTLSERILYYTGRIHRLGEVHGDGPGATMDYMELERERGITITSAATTVRWGEAVINLIDTPGHVDFTIEVERSLRVLDGAILVLCAVGGVQAQSLTIDRQMRRYHVPRLAFINKMDRVGADPFRVVQQMKDRLDCDAVLMQLPIGREADFRGVIDLVTMEAVYFDGPHGEHVRREPIPAELLESARQARQQMLESLAMYSDELLEILLAEEEPPQDLIWRVAKAATCSLQMTPVFLGSAFKNKGVQPLLDAVVRLLPSPLEVEVRAIPPGEESPSMLLSADPAAPAVAMAFKLVEDPFGALTFLRVYQGTLTKGGYYYNQRTGKRERFGRIVRMHADKREDIDGATAGDIVAVVGLDAASGDTYAESYPACTLERMYIPEPVIKMSITPVERNSAERLAKALARFRREDPTLHVTIDEESGETLIAGMGELHLDIYVERLRREYGVDVLVGAPKVNYREAPTEPTTFNVRHRKQTGGAGQYAHIIGKMEPLPEDSEETFVFEECIVGGRIPKQYIPAIEKGLRSSLEKGPLAGYPIVGLKVIVEDGSYHEVDSSDLAFQICAQMVMREAFPQTRPVLLEPIMKIEIECPESAQGSVVGDLISRRGVVLGTHSLGNIVRIEGEVPLAETFGYSTTLRSLTQGQGTFTLEFSKYRRVPPSIQEEIILQRKRSRMPSNSGVSSKA, encoded by the coding sequence ATGCCCAACGCTGAACCCCTGAAAAATATTCGCAACATCGGGATTTCTGCCCATATCGATTCGGGCAAGACCACGCTCAGCGAGCGGATCCTCTATTACACGGGTCGGATCCATCGACTTGGCGAGGTCCACGGAGATGGTCCCGGCGCCACCATGGACTACATGGAGCTGGAGCGCGAGCGCGGGATCACCATCACCAGTGCGGCGACCACCGTCCGCTGGGGAGAGGCCGTCATCAACCTCATCGACACCCCCGGTCACGTCGATTTCACGATCGAGGTGGAACGAAGCCTGCGGGTGCTGGACGGGGCAATTCTGGTGCTCTGCGCGGTGGGGGGTGTTCAGGCCCAGTCGCTCACCATCGATCGCCAGATGCGGCGGTACCACGTCCCCCGGCTGGCTTTCATCAACAAGATGGATCGCGTGGGAGCCGATCCGTTCCGCGTGGTTCAGCAAATGAAGGACCGCCTGGACTGCGATGCGGTCCTCATGCAACTGCCCATCGGTCGGGAAGCAGATTTCCGTGGAGTCATTGACCTGGTGACCATGGAGGCCGTGTATTTCGACGGCCCCCATGGCGAACACGTGCGTCGGGAGCCGATTCCCGCGGAGCTACTGGAATCTGCCCGGCAGGCCCGCCAGCAGATGCTGGAATCGCTCGCCATGTACAGCGACGAGCTGCTGGAAATCCTGTTGGCGGAAGAAGAACCCCCGCAGGACCTCATTTGGCGGGTCGCCAAGGCGGCCACATGCAGCCTCCAAATGACCCCGGTCTTTCTCGGTTCTGCTTTCAAAAACAAGGGGGTGCAACCGCTCCTGGACGCTGTTGTCCGCCTTTTGCCTTCGCCGTTGGAAGTGGAGGTCCGCGCCATCCCGCCGGGAGAGGAATCCCCAAGCATGCTCCTTTCCGCGGATCCTGCCGCACCGGCCGTCGCCATGGCCTTCAAGCTGGTGGAAGACCCATTCGGTGCGCTCACATTTCTCCGCGTGTACCAAGGCACGCTGACCAAAGGGGGATACTACTACAATCAGCGAACCGGCAAGCGAGAGCGATTTGGGCGGATTGTGCGGATGCACGCCGATAAACGGGAGGACATCGACGGTGCCACCGCCGGCGACATCGTGGCGGTGGTCGGGTTGGACGCCGCGAGTGGAGATACCTACGCCGAATCTTATCCCGCCTGCACTCTGGAACGGATGTACATTCCCGAGCCGGTCATCAAAATGTCCATCACGCCGGTGGAACGCAACTCCGCCGAGCGACTGGCGAAGGCCCTTGCCCGATTCCGCCGTGAGGACCCCACTCTCCACGTAACGATCGACGAGGAAAGCGGCGAAACCCTTATTGCGGGCATGGGCGAACTCCATCTCGATATCTACGTGGAGCGGTTACGGCGGGAATACGGGGTGGATGTGCTCGTGGGCGCACCCAAAGTTAACTATCGAGAAGCCCCCACAGAGCCGACCACCTTCAACGTGCGGCACCGCAAACAGACCGGCGGCGCAGGTCAGTACGCCCATATCATCGGTAAGATGGAGCCCCTGCCCGAGGACAGCGAAGAGACGTTTGTGTTTGAAGAATGCATCGTCGGCGGCCGAATTCCCAAGCAGTACATCCCGGCCATTGAAAAGGGTCTTCGCAGCAGCCTGGAGAAAGGGCCCCTGGCCGGCTATCCCATCGTGGGACTTAAAGTCATCGTGGAGGATGGCTCCTACCACGAGGTGGACAGTTCCGATCTGGCGTTCCAGATTTGCGCGCAGATGGTCATGCGGGAGGCCTTCCCGCAGACCCGCCCGGTGCTTCTCGAACCGATCATGAAGATCGAGATCGAGTGTCCCGAGTCGGCACAGGGCTCTGTCGTGGGGGACCTCATCAGCCGCCGCGGTGTCGTTTTGGGAACACATTCGCTCGGCAATATCGTAAGGATTGAAGGCGAAGTCCCGCTCGCCGAGACGTTTGGCTATTCGACCACGCTACGAAGTCTTACCCAGGGACAGGGAACCTTCACTCTCGAGTTCTCGAAGTACCGGCGGGTGCCACCGTCCATCCAGGAGGAGATCATCCTTCAGCGGAAGCGGAGTCGCATGCCCAGCAACTCCGGTGTTTCCAGCAAGGCGTGA
- a CDS encoding porin → MAIVRVFWMTAVMGAVLAPVVLARELPEWPPRWPDDEGPVLTDPTSSASESELQPVVSLTEPDRMPKRDFAQVVSGLEEAAPAPLAPVPESPLAEQSSAVAGPCPDRWTIPQPWFLERLGIRMGGWLEQGITFNAQEPPDQFNGPVATNDLDHEYQMNQLWLYFDRPADNGGCGWAWGGHVDMMYGTDWRFGINNGLEDRINGLQTYGMVLPQFYLELAYNRLSMKMGHFAGILDYEAVPGPMNPFYSHSYSYGYTVPQLVTGMLFDYRLTSLLSLQAGFHRGWMQFEDNNDRLDFMGGVKWHSEDNRLSVAYAVSAGPQDDVANQDRFVYSLVVQWQMTERFKYVLVHNLGTENRAAPGGQDAEWYGLNQYFLYTINPCWSAGMRVEWLRDDDGVRIAGPGNIPGIRAWSGRGFAGDFYEITWGLNWRPNGNWLVRPEIRWDWYDGPAGPTGLPFDGGSSDSQLTFAMDAIFTF, encoded by the coding sequence ATGGCCATTGTGCGAGTTTTCTGGATGACCGCCGTGATGGGAGCGGTCCTTGCGCCCGTGGTTTTGGCTCGGGAGTTGCCCGAATGGCCACCCCGCTGGCCGGATGACGAAGGGCCTGTCTTGACTGATCCAACCAGTTCCGCGTCCGAATCCGAGCTTCAGCCCGTCGTATCACTGACCGAACCGGACAGGATGCCGAAACGGGATTTTGCGCAAGTTGTTTCGGGACTGGAAGAGGCGGCACCTGCCCCTCTGGCGCCGGTCCCGGAATCGCCCCTGGCAGAACAGTCATCGGCGGTTGCCGGACCATGTCCTGATCGCTGGACAATCCCTCAACCGTGGTTCCTCGAACGGCTGGGGATTCGCATGGGCGGCTGGCTGGAACAGGGCATCACGTTCAACGCCCAGGAGCCGCCGGACCAGTTCAACGGCCCTGTGGCCACCAACGATCTGGACCATGAGTATCAAATGAACCAATTATGGCTGTATTTCGATCGCCCGGCCGATAACGGTGGTTGTGGCTGGGCCTGGGGTGGTCACGTGGACATGATGTACGGCACCGACTGGCGATTCGGCATTAACAACGGTCTGGAAGACCGCATCAACGGTTTGCAAACGTATGGGATGGTGCTGCCCCAGTTCTACCTGGAGCTGGCCTACAACCGCCTTTCCATGAAGATGGGACACTTTGCGGGAATCCTCGATTATGAAGCCGTTCCCGGGCCCATGAATCCCTTTTACAGCCACTCGTATTCCTACGGCTACACCGTACCCCAACTGGTCACCGGCATGCTGTTTGATTACCGGCTCACCTCGCTGCTTTCACTCCAAGCTGGCTTTCACCGCGGTTGGATGCAGTTCGAGGATAACAACGATCGCCTGGATTTCATGGGCGGAGTCAAGTGGCATTCGGAGGATAATCGTCTGAGCGTTGCCTATGCGGTTTCTGCCGGTCCGCAGGACGACGTAGCCAATCAGGATCGGTTTGTGTACAGCCTGGTCGTCCAGTGGCAGATGACGGAGCGCTTCAAGTACGTGCTCGTTCACAACCTCGGCACAGAAAACCGGGCGGCTCCCGGCGGCCAGGACGCCGAGTGGTACGGCCTCAACCAGTATTTCCTCTACACCATCAATCCCTGCTGGTCTGCCGGCATGCGGGTGGAATGGCTGCGGGATGATGACGGTGTGCGAATCGCCGGACCAGGCAATATCCCGGGAATTCGCGCCTGGAGTGGACGCGGATTTGCGGGAGATTTTTACGAAATCACATGGGGCCTCAACTGGCGTCCCAATGGCAACTGGCTTGTGCGACCAGAAATCCGCTGGGATTGGTACGACGGCCCTGCTGGCCCCACCGGGTTGCCGTTTGACGGCGGTTCCAGCGATTCCCAGTTGACGTTCGCCATGGATGCGATCTTCACATTCTGA